The Deltaproteobacteria bacterium CG2_30_66_27 genomic interval CGGCGGGCCGGAAGACCTTCGGACACCGCTTCCTCGCCCCCGGCGCCATCGAACTTTCCTCCACCACCGATTATTCCGGGCGGCTCGCGGAGGCCCGGGTGCTGGTCGACCTCGAGGACCGGAAGGGGAGGATCCGGGCCGGGATCCGGGCGGCGTCGACGCGGATCGGAATGAAATGGGTCGAGGACGAACCGCTGATCGAAACCGTGGCGAACCTCGTGGAGTATCCCGTCGTCCTGGTGGGGCGGTTCGAGGAGAAGTACCTCTCTCTGCCGAGGGAGGTCCTCGTCACCTCGATGCGGAACAACCAGAAATATTTCGTCTTCGAGGACGCGAGGGGGGGGCTGTTCCCCGGGTTCGCCTTCGTTTCGAACATGATCGTTCCCGACCCGTCGGTCGTCGTCGCCGGGAACGAGCGGGTCCTCCGGGCGCGGCTCTCCGACGCCGAGTTTTACTACGGGGACGACCTCAAGAAGCCGCTGTTCGAACGCACGGAGGCGCTGAAAAAGGTCCTCTTCCAGGCGGACATGGGGACGTACTGGGAAAAGATCGAGCGAATGGCCGACATCTCGGAATTCGTCGCCTCCTTCGGTTTCCCCGCCAAGGCGAAGGATTGCCGCCGCGCGGCGTTCCTCAGCAAGGCCGACCTGACCACGGGCGTGATCAAGGAGTTCCCTGAGCTGCAGGGGGTGATGGGGCGTCACTACGCTTCGAAGACCGGCGAATCGGACGAGATCGCGCAGTCGGTGTTCGAGCACTACCTGCCGAAGGGGCAGTCCGACGACCTGCCGGCCACCGACGTGGGGGCCGCGACGGCGATCGCCGACAAGATCGACATGGTGTGCGGCTGCTTCGGCGTGGGGCTCATCCCGACGGGAACCGCGGACCCTTACGGCCTGCGGCGCCACACGCTGGGGATCCTCTCCATCCTCGAATCGCGAGGCCTCCGGATCCCGATCGCGGAGCTGGTGGACCGGTCCCTTGCGACCCTCGCGACGAAACTCACGTCGCCGGCCGCCGAGGTGAGGAAGAAGATCCTTGAATTCGTCACCGCCCGCTACCTGAACCTCCAGGTTTCCCGGGGGGCGCCGGCCGACCTGGTCGAGGCGGTGTTGGCCCCGGGGCTCACGAACGTGCTGGACCTCCGGGCGAAACTCGATGCGCTGGTCG includes:
- a CDS encoding glycine--tRNA ligase subunit beta, translated to MERDYLLEIGCEEIPAGFVGPALWFGGRQFEGMLEKARLSFRKVDIYGTPRRLTYVIRGLEERQAASKETVLGPPKSVGVDADGKPTKAALGFARSQGIDVSGLSVFPTDRGDYLGFVREEAARPVQEILPKIVSDFLPAIPFKKSMRWADLDVKFARPVHWIVSLYGDEVLPLSFGDVAAGRKTFGHRFLAPGAIELSSTTDYSGRLAEARVLVDLEDRKGRIRAGIRAASTRIGMKWVEDEPLIETVANLVEYPVVLVGRFEEKYLSLPREVLVTSMRNNQKYFVFEDARGGLFPGFAFVSNMIVPDPSVVVAGNERVLRARLSDAEFYYGDDLKKPLFERTEALKKVLFQADMGTYWEKIERMADISEFVASFGFPAKAKDCRRAAFLSKADLTTGVIKEFPELQGVMGRHYASKTGESDEIAQSVFEHYLPKGQSDDLPATDVGAATAIADKIDMVCGCFGVGLIPTGTADPYGLRRHTLGILSILESRGLRIPIAELVDRSLATLATKLTSPAAEVRKKILEFVTARYLNLQVSRGAPADLVEAVLAPGLTNVLDLRAKLDALVAFRTDTAFEPLAEVFKRAINITKTYDGPLVVSEKLFEHDEERALHAAAADVSGRVVAAARDGRYGEAFREMAGLQPLVAAFFDKVLVMAKDGTVRNNRLALLKGLSAVFASVADFSKVASSGQPNQG